From Dasypus novemcinctus isolate mDasNov1 chromosome 11, mDasNov1.1.hap2, whole genome shotgun sequence, one genomic window encodes:
- the LYRM2 gene encoding LYR motif-containing protein 2 isoform X2, with translation MAASRLPPATLTLKQFMRRQQVLHLYRRILQVIRQVPNDSDRKYLKDWAREEFKRNKSATEEDTIRMMITQGNMQLKELEKTLALAKS, from the exons ATGGCCGCGTCCCGCTTACCCCCGGCAACGCTAACTCTAAAGCAG TTCATGAGAAGGCAGCAAGTTCTTCATCTGTACAGAAGGATTTTGCAAGTAATTCGGCAGGTTCCAAATGATTCCGATCGCAAATACCTGAAGGACTGGGCCAGGGAAGaattcaaaagaaacaaaagtgcCACAGAAGAG GATACAATCCGAATGATGATTACTCAAGGCAACATGCAGCTCAAAGAGTTAGAAAAAACACTTGCTTTAGCAAAATCTTAA
- the LYRM2 gene encoding LYR motif-containing protein 2 isoform X1: MSWSLNASPQQLSDDAAYAYRTMFMRRQQVLHLYRRILQVIRQVPNDSDRKYLKDWAREEFKRNKSATEEDTIRMMITQGNMQLKELEKTLALAKS, from the exons ATGTCTTGGAGCCTGAACGCCTCGCCTCAGCAACTCAGTGACGACGCTGCCTATGCCTACAGAACTATG TTCATGAGAAGGCAGCAAGTTCTTCATCTGTACAGAAGGATTTTGCAAGTAATTCGGCAGGTTCCAAATGATTCCGATCGCAAATACCTGAAGGACTGGGCCAGGGAAGaattcaaaagaaacaaaagtgcCACAGAAGAG GATACAATCCGAATGATGATTACTCAAGGCAACATGCAGCTCAAAGAGTTAGAAAAAACACTTGCTTTAGCAAAATCTTAA